In Pseudoalteromonas sp. NC201, a single window of DNA contains:
- a CDS encoding Lrp/AsnC family transcriptional regulator produces MSLNQVDRQILALLQQDASLSTAEIADKVGLSQSPCWRRIAKLEQDGYIKGKVALLDEKKLGFDMLVYAHVRLSNHGRNNLAEFEKLILSYDEVTECYSMAGTMDFMLRIISKGIEGYEQFVRDNLLNLEFVQEVHSNVTMTCVKRSTSLPL; encoded by the coding sequence ATGTCATTAAACCAAGTAGATCGCCAGATACTGGCATTGTTACAGCAAGACGCAAGTCTTTCTACCGCTGAAATCGCTGATAAAGTAGGGCTATCTCAGTCACCTTGTTGGCGTCGCATCGCTAAATTAGAGCAAGACGGCTACATCAAAGGCAAAGTTGCATTGCTGGATGAGAAGAAACTCGGATTTGATATGTTGGTTTATGCGCATGTTAGGCTTTCAAACCATGGCCGCAACAACCTTGCCGAGTTTGAAAAATTGATCTTAAGTTATGACGAAGTGACAGAGTGCTACTCTATGGCAGGCACCATGGACTTTATGTTGCGTATCATTTCGAAAGGCATTGAAGGTTATGAGCAATTTGTTCGTGATAACTTACTTAATTTAGAGTTCGTCCAAGAAGTACATTCAAATGTTACAATGACTTGCGTTAAGCGCAGCACTTCCTTACCACTTTAA
- a CDS encoding MBL fold metallo-hydrolase: MQVFTIPVTPFMQNCRVIVCPETQAAAIVDPGGEAEKIIAQLNTQGVAPSMILLTHAHLDHVGASTILSEHFNIEIIGPHQSDQFWLEALPMQSQMFGFPNHEAFLPSKWLNDGDKVKVGNLALEVRHCPGHTPGHVVFYEPSSKQVLVGDVLFKGSVGRTDFPKGDAAQLKQSIQDKLFTLPDEVVVHSGHGENTSIGFEKATNPFMSGRFG; encoded by the coding sequence ATGCAAGTGTTTACCATTCCAGTTACACCATTTATGCAAAATTGTCGTGTCATTGTGTGTCCAGAAACACAAGCCGCTGCAATTGTAGACCCAGGTGGTGAAGCGGAAAAAATTATTGCGCAGTTGAACACACAAGGGGTAGCGCCAAGCATGATTTTGCTTACCCACGCGCACCTTGATCATGTGGGAGCAAGTACAATATTAAGTGAGCATTTTAATATCGAGATTATCGGGCCTCATCAGAGCGACCAATTTTGGCTGGAAGCCTTGCCAATGCAATCACAGATGTTTGGTTTTCCTAATCATGAAGCTTTTTTACCATCTAAGTGGTTAAATGATGGGGATAAGGTTAAAGTGGGGAACCTCGCACTCGAAGTCAGACATTGTCCAGGGCATACTCCGGGGCATGTGGTTTTTTATGAACCAAGCTCAAAACAGGTCTTAGTAGGAGATGTGTTGTTTAAAGGCTCTGTTGGTCGTACTGACTTTCCAAAAGGCGATGCAGCCCAACTAAAACAGTCTATACAAGATAAGCTGTTTACTTTGCCTGATGAGGTCGTGGTGCATTCTGGCCATGGTGAAAATACCTCAATTGGCTTCGAAAAGGCGACAAATCCTTTTATGAGTGGCCGATTTGGTTAG
- a CDS encoding M14 family metallopeptidase, which translates to MMSSSIIMLTAMLGMNGHLPPLMEWQGKSEQLLQQQGPLTTDFELSGAIDSPNYADTMAFVDRLVAANPTQFKLETIGFSNSNRAIKMIVATEQGGDKSNVINNGKPTILVQAGIHAGEIDGKDAMFMLLRDVATGKRRDILTKVNLLFIPILNVDGHERRSEFNRINQRGPTVMGFRTNANNLNLNRDYTKLDTPGVKAVMQVINEYNPDLYIDIHVTDGADYQYDVTYGFNPTFASESPAIAEVLENQISPQINAALAAQGHIPGPLVFVMDKRDFKKGLAGWVATPRFSNGWGDLKGLPTILVENHSLKPYKQRVLGTYVFMDGVISGLSSNIQALREAVQKEAEFTPKQLVVERSYAKEPDYIQFKGIQYKQFESALSGHLEAKYLGEPQNYEKLPIYWQKEVKTAVNVPEQFYIPPAYPEVVEKLKLHGITVSTLPDGTVVEKVSQATVKDYKFDTAPFEGRFRVNATFDIKELSDKVDLSGWYKVATAQKSGELVTHLLHPEAPDSFFAWGEFNTIFQRTEYVENYALEPFARKMLKQNPAMALAFDKKIREDKQFANDPKARMEWLYARTPFYDKAYLKYPVLMSFGAN; encoded by the coding sequence ATGATGAGTTCCAGCATTATTATGCTTACTGCAATGCTAGGTATGAACGGTCATTTACCACCCTTGATGGAGTGGCAGGGCAAAAGCGAACAACTATTACAACAACAGGGCCCATTAACGACTGATTTTGAACTAAGCGGTGCGATAGATTCTCCTAATTACGCAGATACGATGGCATTTGTTGACCGCCTAGTGGCTGCCAATCCGACCCAATTTAAGCTAGAGACCATTGGGTTTAGCAATAGTAATCGCGCAATTAAGATGATTGTTGCAACGGAGCAGGGCGGTGATAAATCAAATGTTATTAATAATGGTAAGCCAACCATTTTAGTACAAGCTGGTATTCATGCCGGAGAAATTGACGGCAAAGATGCCATGTTTATGTTGCTTCGCGATGTTGCAACAGGTAAGCGCCGTGATATTTTGACGAAAGTGAATTTACTCTTTATCCCTATTCTCAACGTCGATGGGCATGAAAGGCGCAGTGAGTTTAACCGTATAAATCAACGCGGTCCGACTGTTATGGGCTTTAGGACCAATGCCAATAACTTAAATCTGAATCGTGATTACACTAAATTGGACACGCCAGGAGTCAAGGCGGTCATGCAGGTAATTAACGAATACAATCCGGATCTGTACATTGATATTCATGTAACGGATGGCGCAGACTACCAATACGATGTCACTTATGGTTTTAACCCGACTTTTGCAAGTGAGTCACCGGCAATAGCTGAGGTGTTAGAGAATCAGATTTCGCCACAAATTAATGCAGCGCTTGCTGCTCAAGGACATATTCCTGGTCCACTTGTGTTTGTGATGGATAAACGAGACTTTAAAAAAGGGCTGGCTGGATGGGTGGCAACGCCGCGATTTTCAAATGGTTGGGGAGATTTAAAGGGACTGCCGACTATACTGGTAGAAAATCACTCATTAAAACCCTATAAGCAGCGTGTACTGGGCACCTATGTGTTTATGGATGGCGTTATCAGTGGCCTCTCAAGCAATATTCAGGCATTACGAGAAGCGGTTCAAAAAGAGGCCGAATTCACACCTAAACAATTGGTAGTTGAACGCAGCTATGCAAAAGAGCCCGACTACATTCAATTTAAAGGCATCCAATACAAGCAGTTTGAAAGTGCATTGTCTGGTCATTTGGAAGCTAAGTACTTAGGCGAGCCACAAAACTATGAGAAGCTGCCAATTTATTGGCAGAAGGAAGTAAAAACAGCGGTGAATGTACCTGAGCAGTTTTACATTCCACCCGCATACCCTGAAGTGGTCGAAAAATTAAAACTGCATGGAATAACCGTTTCTACATTACCAGATGGAACGGTAGTGGAAAAAGTAAGTCAAGCTACAGTAAAAGACTACAAGTTCGATACTGCTCCTTTTGAAGGGCGCTTTAGAGTGAATGCGACTTTCGACATTAAGGAGCTCTCAGATAAGGTCGATCTCAGTGGGTGGTATAAAGTGGCAACGGCGCAAAAATCTGGAGAGCTGGTGACTCACTTACTACATCCAGAAGCGCCTGACTCATTTTTTGCTTGGGGGGAGTTCAATACTATCTTCCAACGTACAGAATATGTTGAAAATTATGCACTTGAACCTTTTGCACGAAAAATGCTAAAACAAAATCCAGCTATGGCATTAGCCTTTGATAAAAAAATACGTGAAGACAAGCAGTTTGCAAACGATCCAAAAGCGCGGATGGAGTGGCTTTATGCAAGAACGCCGTTTTATGATAAAGCGTATCTTAAATATCCTGTTTTGATGTCGTTTGGAGCAAACTAA
- a CDS encoding SDR family oxidoreductase has product MSVQKSILITGCSSGIGYYCAVQLSKAGYQVIASVRNAKDLNKFEGTNIQCILLDLACEQSINDGFNQALTIANGQLDALFNNGAYGQPGAVEDLPTDVLRQQFEVNFFGWHTLTCLAVEQMRKQGAGRIVHNSSVLGLVALPYRGAYNASKFALEGLTDTLRMELSGSNIQVSLIEPGPILSKFRENAKHAFLANIDHENSVHHDAYQAQLNRLSSEEAPQKFTLGPEAVYKVLQHALSAKTAKPRYYVTFPTYLMGYLKRILSSKMLDKILIKNR; this is encoded by the coding sequence ATGAGCGTACAAAAATCAATTTTAATCACAGGTTGTTCTAGCGGGATTGGTTATTACTGCGCTGTGCAATTGTCAAAAGCAGGATATCAAGTTATTGCTTCGGTTAGAAATGCAAAAGACTTGAATAAATTTGAAGGCACAAACATTCAATGTATTCTGCTAGATTTAGCATGTGAGCAAAGTATAAACGATGGCTTTAACCAAGCTTTGACAATCGCAAATGGTCAGCTAGACGCCTTATTCAATAACGGAGCCTACGGCCAACCTGGTGCGGTAGAAGACTTGCCTACAGACGTGTTACGGCAACAATTTGAAGTTAATTTTTTTGGCTGGCATACGCTCACCTGTCTCGCAGTTGAGCAAATGCGTAAGCAAGGCGCAGGCCGCATTGTTCATAACTCATCCGTGCTTGGATTAGTCGCACTGCCATATCGCGGCGCCTATAACGCGAGCAAATTTGCACTTGAAGGACTTACCGATACCCTACGCATGGAGCTTTCAGGTAGCAATATTCAAGTTAGCCTAATAGAGCCAGGTCCAATTTTGTCTAAATTTAGAGAAAACGCGAAACACGCCTTTTTAGCGAATATCGATCACGAAAATAGCGTACATCACGATGCATATCAGGCGCAGCTTAATCGATTAAGCTCAGAAGAAGCTCCGCAAAAATTCACTTTGGGGCCAGAAGCTGTTTATAAAGTGCTGCAACACGCGCTGAGTGCTAAGACTGCAAAGCCAAGATATTACGTTACGTTTCCGACCTATTTGATGGGATACTTAAAACGAATATTGAGCAGTAAGATGCTGGATAAAATCTTAATAAAAAACCGCTAA
- the rplT gene encoding 50S ribosomal protein L20 — protein sequence MARVKRGVVARARHKKVLKQAKGYYGARSRVYRVAFQAVTKAGQYAYRDRRAKKRTFRQLWIARINAAARQNGLSYSRFINGLKKSSIEIDRKILADIAVYDQVAFAALVAKAKDGLAA from the coding sequence ATGGCAAGAGTTAAACGCGGCGTAGTTGCACGTGCACGTCACAAAAAAGTATTAAAGCAAGCTAAAGGTTACTATGGAGCGCGTTCACGCGTTTACCGCGTAGCTTTCCAAGCGGTAACTAAAGCTGGTCAATATGCTTACCGTGACCGTCGTGCTAAGAAACGTACTTTCCGTCAACTATGGATTGCTCGTATCAACGCAGCTGCACGTCAAAATGGTCTTTCTTACAGCCGTTTCATCAATGGCCTTAAAAAGTCATCGATTGAAATTGATCGTAAGATCCTAGCTGATATCGCAGTATACGACCAAGTAGCTTTCGCAGCACTAGTTGCTAAAGCAAAAGATGGTCTAGCTGCTTAA
- the rpmI gene encoding 50S ribosomal protein L35, whose protein sequence is MAYKLKSHRGAAKRFKKTASGGYKRKQSHLRHILTKKSSKRKLHLRAKSMVHKNDLGLIDRMLPFA, encoded by the coding sequence ATGGCTTATAAGCTAAAATCACACAGAGGTGCTGCTAAGCGCTTCAAAAAGACTGCTTCTGGCGGTTACAAGCGTAAACAGTCGCATCTTCGTCACATTCTGACTAAGAAATCTTCAAAGCGTAAATTACACCTTCGTGCTAAGTCTATGGTTCATAAGAATGACCTAGGCCTAATCGATCGTATGTTACCATTCGCTTAA
- the infC gene encoding translation initiation factor IF-3: protein MEERTIRGGKKGQNNAQKNRINEEITAKEVRLIDAEGEQAGIVSTRDAQNMAEEAGLDLVEISPNAEPPVCKVMDYGKFLFEKAKIQKEQKKKQKQIQVKEVKFRPGTDVGDYQVKLRSLRKFLEGGDKAKVTIRFRGREMAHQEIGIDLLNRIKTELEDIASVESFPKKVEGRQMIMMMAPIAKKS from the coding sequence TTGGAGGAACGTACCATTAGAGGCGGCAAAAAAGGGCAAAATAACGCTCAGAAAAATCGTATTAACGAAGAGATTACAGCGAAAGAAGTTCGCTTAATTGACGCTGAAGGCGAGCAAGCTGGCATTGTCTCAACAAGAGACGCACAAAACATGGCGGAAGAAGCCGGTCTAGATCTAGTTGAGATCAGTCCAAACGCTGAACCACCAGTTTGTAAAGTGATGGACTACGGTAAGTTCCTTTTTGAAAAAGCAAAAATCCAAAAAGAACAAAAGAAAAAGCAAAAGCAAATTCAGGTTAAGGAAGTTAAATTCCGTCCTGGTACTGATGTTGGTGATTACCAAGTTAAGCTACGTAGCCTTCGCAAGTTTCTTGAGGGTGGTGACAAAGCTAAAGTCACAATTCGCTTCCGTGGTCGTGAAATGGCGCACCAAGAAATTGGTATCGACCTGTTAAACCGTATCAAGACTGAGTTGGAAGATATCGCATCTGTTGAGTCTTTCCCGAAAAAAGTAGAAGGTCGTCAGATGATAATGATGATGGCGCCTATTGCTAAAAAGTCTTAA